One Elephas maximus indicus isolate mEleMax1 chromosome 18, mEleMax1 primary haplotype, whole genome shotgun sequence genomic region harbors:
- the SOD1 gene encoding superoxide dismutase [Cu-Zn] codes for MTTKAVCVLKGDGPVAGTVYFEQKGDGSVKVWGKIKGLTEGLHGFHVHQFGDNTQGCTSAGPHFNPQSKKHGGPKSEERHVGDLGNVTADKDGVADVCIEDSVISLTGSNSIIGRTMVIHEKADDLGQGGNEESTKTGNAGGRLACGVIGIAPQ; via the exons ATGACGACCAAGGCCGTGTGCGTGCTGAAGGGCGACGGCCCGGTGGCGGGCACCGTCTACTTCGAGCAGAAG GGAGACGGGTCCGTCAAGGTTTGGGGAAAAATCAAAGGACTGACGGAAGGCCTCCATGGATTCCACGTTCACCAGTTTGGAGATAATACACAAG GCTGTACCAGTGCTGGTCCTCACTTTAATCCTCAGTCCAAAAAACATGGTGGGCCCAAGTCTGAAGAGAG GCATGTTGGAGACCTGGGCAATGTGACTGCTGACAAGGATGGCGTGGCCGACGTGTGTATTGAAGACTCTGTGATCTCGCTCACAGGAAGCAATTCTATCATTGGCCGCACCATGGTG ATCCATGAAAAAGCGGATGACTTGGGCCAAGGTGGAAATGAAGAAAGCACCAAGACAGGCAATGCTGGAGGTCGTCTGGCTTGTGGTGTGATTGGGATCGCGCCCCAATAA